From the genome of Labedella gwakjiensis:
CGGAGCGGACTCGGACGGGCTGCCCGGCCCGTTCATAGGGTCGTGCGGCGCAGCGCATAGGCGCGTGGGATGGAGTCGGACCATGACTCGACGCATCCGATTCGCCCGAAGCACGCACTCCACGCGCCGCGCCGCAGCCGTCCTCGCCGTGGCACTCACGGCCGGTGGTCTGGCCGCCTGCTCCACGACGTCCGCGACGGAATCATCCTCGAGTGTGAGCTCGGCCGCGAGCATCCTGTGGGACTCGTCGTTCGTGCACGACATCGAGGTTGACGTATCCGACGAGGACTACGACTCTCTCATCGCCGCCTACGTGGACGACGGCGAGAAGATCTGGGTATCCGCCACCGTGACGATCGACGGCACGGTGTTCGAGAACGTCGGGCTCAAGCTCAAGGGCAACTCGAGCCTCATGGGGACGAACGCCGACAGCGACCCCACGGAGCTCCCCTGGATCATCCGCCTCGACAAGTACGTGGAGGGCCAGAACCTCGACGGCGAGACCGAGCTCGTGGTGCGCGGCAACAGTTCGGAGACCTCGCTCAACGAGGCCGTGGCGCTCGAACTGCTGGGGGAGTCCGGCCTCGCGACGCAGGAGGCGGTGAGCTCGAGCTTCAGCGTCAACGGCGCGGATGCGGCTCTCCGCCTCGTCATCCAGAACCCGAACGACGACTGGGACGAGCAGGAGTTCGGCGACGAGGGCCTGCTGTACAAGGCCGAATCGGGCGGCGACTACTCCTACCGCGGCGACGACGCATCGGCGTACGACGGGGTCTTCGACCAGGAGGCCGGGGAGGACGACCTCACGCCGCTCATCGACTTCCTCCAGTTCATCAACGAGTCCGACGACGAGACGTTCGCAGCGGAGCTCTCGGACCACCTCGACGTGGAGGCGTTCGCGACGTACCTCGCTTTCCAAGACCTCGTCCAGAACACCGACGACATCGACGGTCCCGGCAACAACTCGTACCTGCGCTACGACCCTGAGACGCAGCTCATGACGGTGGTGTCGTGGGACCTCAACCTCGCGTTCGGCGCGAGCCCCGGCGGAGGCGCTGGCGGTGAGGGCGGCGGGTTCCCCGGGGGCGGCGAGGGCATGCCGGAACTCCCCGACGGCGCCGAGGTTCCGGAGGGCATGCCGACGGATATCCCCACGGACATCCCCACCGATATGCCGACCGACATGCCCGACCGCGCTGACGGCGGGGGAGGTGCGGGTGGCGGCGGCATGATGGGCGGTTCCAACGTGCTCGTCGAGAGGTTCCTCGAGAACGAGGACTTCGCCGCCCTCGTGGATACCGCCACGGAGGACCTCCAGGCCTCCCTCATCGACAGCGGCCGGGCGCAGGAGATCCTCGACGAGTGGACCGCGACCCTGCTCGACGACGCGACGGATCTCGTCGACGAGGCGACGATCGAGGAGGAATCGGAGGACCTCTCCGCCTCGCTCTCCTGAGCCGTGTCGTCGGCGCTGACCGTCGAGCGCTACACCTTCCGCCGAGCGCCACACGATCTCGTGTGGCGCTCGGCTCGTCGTGGAGCGGTCGACGGACCTGTCACCAGCGCACGGGGCGAGAATGGAGCATGACCTCCAACAGAACCCGTCGCCCCGTCGCCCTTCCCGTAGGCCCCGGCCAGGAGTCCGTGTGGGACTACCCGCGGCCGCCGCGCGTCGAGCCGGTGTCGAAGCGCGTCGTCGTGCGCTTCGGGGGAGAGGTCATCGCCGACACGACGGCGGCCGCCCGCGTGCTCGAGACGAGCCACCCTCCCGTGTTCTACGTGCCCCGCGAGGCCTTCGTGGCCGGATCCCTGCGGCCCGCTGCCGGCACCACGTATTGCGAGTTCAAGGGCGAGGCGTCCTACCTCGACGTCGTCTCGGGCGACGCCGTCGCCCCCTCCGCCGGCTGGTTCTACGCCACGCCGCGGAAGGGCTTCGAGCAGCTCCGCGACATGGTCGCCCTCTACCCGGGCCGCATGGACAGCTGCGAGGTGGGAGGCGAGGTCGTGCAGGCGCAGGACGGCGACTTCTACGGCGGCTGGATCACCTCGGAGATCGTCGGCCCGTTCAAAGGGGCCCCGGGCACCTGGGGCTGGTGACGCCGCTACGGAACATCGCATCTCGATTGTTTCGAACATATTTAGGTTTCATTACTTTGTGAAACTTCTGACCGTCTCGTATTGACGGGCCCCTCGTCGGGGGAGTTTGCTGGCTCCACCCCTGCGACTCAGCAGCGCGGTCGGCGCACATCCCGCGCCCGCAGCGCTTCTCGCACCCCTGCTCCACTCGCACCCCGCACCATTCAGGTTCCCCACCCCTGTTCTGCACCCCGACGAGGAGAAACGATGAGAAGGACACAGCGCACGGTCGCTGCCGGCGTACTGCTGGTGGCGGCACTTGGCCTCACGGCCTGTGCCTCCGGCGGTACCGACACCGCCGACGGCGGCACTCGCGCCATCAGCATGGGCGTCACCGACCCCGGAACGCTCACCCCCGGCCGCCAGCTCGTGGCCTACGACTTCAACATGGCCGTCTGGGCTCCGCTCAGCTTCCTCGAGTCCGACGGCACCCTGAACTACGTCCAGGCCGAGTCGATCGAGTCCGACGACAACACCACCTGGACCATCACGCTCAAGGACGGCTGGACCTTCCACGACGGCACGCCCGTCACGGCGCAGAGCTACGTGGACTCCTGGAACACCGTCGCCTATGGGCCGAACGCGTTCGAGAACTCCGGCCAGGTCGCCAACATCGTCGGCTACTCCGACCTCAACCCGGCTGAGGGCGAGCCGAGCACCACCGAGATGTCCGGCCTCACGGTCGTGGACGACCTCACGTTCACCGTCGAGCTCATCGGACCCGACAGCCAGTTCCCGCTCCAGGTGAGCCAGGCGCAGACGGCCATGTACCCGATGCCCGAATCCGCCTTCGACGACCTCGACGCCTACAACACGCACCCGATCGGCAACGGCCCGTTCGAGCTGAAGGACGACTACGTCGAGAACGAGCCCCTCGTGGTCACCGCATACGAGGACTACCAGGGCGACGAGCCGACGACCGACCAGATCACGTTCGTTCCCTATACGGACGACACCACGGCCTACACGGACGTGCAGGCGGGCAACCTCGACATCGCGTCGGTTCCCGCGAGCCGTCTGCCGCAGGCCGGCGACGACTTCGGCGACGCGTTCTACTCCTTCGAGGCTCCCGGCATCTCGTACCTGGGCCTGCCGCTGTGGGACGAGCGCTACCAGGACGTCCGCGTCCGCCAGGCCATCTCCATGGCGATCGACCGCGAGACGATCAACGAGGTGATCTACGGAGGCGCCTACACGCCCGCCACCGCCTTCACCCCCGCGATCGAGCCCGGAACGCCCGAGGGCATCTGCGGCGAGTACTGCGAGTACGACCCGGAGGCCGCGAAGGCCCTGCTCGACGAGGCCGGCGGCTTCGAGGGAAGCATGGAGATCTACTTCCCGGGCGGCGGCGGTCTCGACGACTTCTACAACGCCATCGCGAACAACCTGCGCCAGAACCTCGGCGTCGACGCCACGGCCGTGCCGAGCGCCGACTGGGCGGAGTTCTCGGACAACCGCACCGCCGGCAACATCGACGGCCCGTTCTTCTCGCGCTGGGGTGCCCTGTACCCGAGCCAGCAGGCGACGCTGCGTCCGTTCTACGTGGAGGGCGGCGGCTGCGCCAACTGCATCCCGTGGTACGACGCCGACGTGAAGGCCGCGATCGACGCCGCCGACGCCGCCGACACGGGCGACGGAACCGCCTACGCCGAGGTGCAGGAACTGATCCTCGAGGAGTTCCCCGCTCCTCCGCTGTTCTTCGAGACGTACTCCTACGTCACGTCGGACAAGATCAGCGACCTCGTCACCTCTCCCGTCGGTAACCCGCGCCTCACCAACGTGGTGCTCGCGGGCGAGTAGGGCGAGTAAGACGAGCAAGACCGGTCCCGCCGGGCGCGCGACAGCCGCCCGGCGGGACCCCCACCCTGTACCGCACTCGATCCATCTGAGGGGACCGATGACCTCGACGCCGTCCGCCGACGCAGCGCCCGCCACCACTCCACTCCGCGCGGGTGGCGCTCCGTCGCTGCCCGAGATCCTCGAGCGCGCCGCGCGCATCGAGCCGCTCACGACCTTCCCCCCGATCGACGAGCTCGTCGCGGGTTTCGACGCCCTCGCGAACGGCTCGGACGGACGTCTCGTGAAGCGACGCATCGGCACCTCGCGACTCGGCGAGCCGATCCACGAGTACGTCGTGGGCTCGGGCTCCCGACACGCCCTCATCGTGGGCGGCGTCCACCCGAACGAACCGATCGGCTTCCACACGGCCCGTGTCCTCGCGGAGCACATCCTCGCCGAACCCGACTTCTTCGACCGTTTCGACGCGACGTGGCACATCATCCCGTCGATCGATCCCGACGGCGCCCGCCTCAACGAGGGCTGGTTCGCGAACCCCGGGGACCGCTCCCACTACGCCAGGAACTTCTACCGCCCCGCCCCGCAGGAGCAGGTCGAGTGGTCGTTCCCCCTCTCGTACAAGGATGCGTACTTCGACCGTCCCATGCCCGAGACGCAGGCGCTCATGCAGCTCATGGTCGAGACGCACCCCGCGCTGCTCGTCGGCCTGCACAACGCCGAGCTCGGCGGCGTCTACTACTACGTGAGCCGCGAACTGTCCGGCGGCGTCGACGCCCTGCACGCGATCCCCGCGGCCCTCGACCTGCCGCTCGACGCGGGAGAGCCCGAGTCCGCCGACCTCACGGCCCTCGCCCAGGCGGTGTACCTCTCCCCGCTCGCGACGGACCACTACGACTACCTCGAGGCCCTCGGCGTCGACCCCACGCGCGAGGTCGGCGGAGCGGGTTCCGCCGACTACGCCGCGCAGTTCGGCACTCTCGTCCTCATCGCGGAGCTGCCGTACTGGTCGCACCCCGATGCTCTCGACACGCGACCGTCGGACCTCTCGTACGACGAGGTGCTGCGGCGGAAGGCCGACGGCCTCCGCGAGACGGGCAGGATCCTCAACGCGGCGCTGACCCGGGCGGAGCCCCACCTCACGATCGAGTCGCCGTTCCTCCGCGCCTCGCGGGCGTTCGTCCCGATGATGAGCGCCGCCGGCGACGCCGAGGCCGCCAGGGCCGAGCTGCCGGAGTCGCACCGGGCCGCGACGATCGCCGAGGCGTTCACGAACGCCGACCTCGTGCGCTGCTTCCGGCTGCGCTTCGGCGGCATGCTCGTCCGCGCCCTGGAGGGCGAGGTGGCAGCGGGCATCGCGCCCGTGCCCGTCCGTCGGGCCGCCGCCGAGCTGCGGACCGCGTACGACGAGTGGATCGCCGAATCGGACGACGTCACGGGACTCGAGGTCCTCCCCGTCGAGAAGCTCGTGGGTGTGCAGTACGCCTCCACGCTCGTGATGGCGGCGCTCCTCGCGGGGGACGACTCGTGATCCGGTTCGTCGGTCGCCGCGCCGTCGAGCTCGCGATCGTCTTCGTCGGCGTCACCTTCATCATCTACCTCATGGTCTTCACGCTCCCGGGCGACCCGATCGCGGCCCTCGGCGGCGACCGTCCTCTGCCGGAGGCCGTGCAAGCCCAACTGCGCGCCCAGTACCACCTCGACGAACCCGTCTGGTTGCAGTACCTGCGCTACGTCGGCGGGCTGTTCACGGGAGACCTCGGCACGGGCTTCGACGGCCGGCCGGTGGGCGATCGGATGGCCGCGCGCTGGCCCGTCACGATCACACTCGCTCTCACGGCGTGGGCGATCGAGGTCGTCATCGGCGTCGTGCTCGGCCTCGTCGCCGGGCTCCGCAGCGGCGGCCTCGTCGACCGCACGGTGCTCGTCGGAACGGTGCTCGCGACCTCGATCCCGGTCTTCGTCCTCGGCGTCACGGCGCAGCTCGTGTTCGGGTTGCAACTCGGCTGGTTCCCCATCGCGGGGACGAGCGCCGGATGGCCGACGGCGTACCTCCTCCCGGCTATCGTCATCGCGCTCTTCGGACTCGCGAGCGTCACGAGGCTCATGCGCGGCAGCGTGGTCGACACGATGCGCTCCGACTTCGTGCGCACCCTCACCGCGAAGGGCATGCCGCGCCGCAACATCGTGGGCGTGCACGTCATGCGGAACTCCGTGGCCCCCGTGCTCACGTTCCTCGCGATCGACCTCGGGTACCTCCTCGGCGGTACCGTCGTGATCGAGGCGATCTTCAACCTCCCGGGGATCGGTGCGCTGCTGTTCGACGCGATCAAGACGCACGAGGGGCCGACGGTCGTCGGCGTCGCGACCGCGCTCATCCTGATCTTCCTGGCGACGAGCGTCGTCGTCGACCTCATCAACTCCGTGCTCGACCCGAGGATCCGCCATGAGTGAGCAGCTCGCGCCCCAGCAGGCGCCCCTCGTCGCCCCGCCCGACCGCAGCATGTGGCGGACCCTCCGGGCCCGGCCCCTCTTCTGGCTCTGCTCCGTCGTGCTCGGCCTCCTCGCGGTCATCGCGATCATCCCCGGGCCGATCGCGGGGCTTTTCGGTCAGCCGGATCCGCGGGCGTGCGACCTCTCGAAGAGCGCGCTCGAGCCGGGCGGCGAGCACGTGTTCGGCACGGACCTCCAGGGCTGCGACATCTTCGCGAACGTGATCTACGGAACGCAGACGTCGCTGTTCATCGGGCTCCTCACGACCATCCTGTGCCTCGTGATCGCCATGGTGCTCGGAACGATCGCCGGCTACTACGGCGGATTCGCCGACCGCGTCGTCGCGCGCCTCACCGACGTGTTCCTCGGCTTCCCGTTCCTGCTCGGCGCGATCGTGGTGCTCAACGGTCTCGGCACACGCTCGGCGGTGACCGTCTCGCTCGTGATCGCGTTCTTCTCGTGGCCGACGCTCGCGCGCCTCGTGCGGAGCTCCGTGCGCACCGTGCGGGGGACGGAGTACGTGCAGGCCGCGCAGGCGATGGGTCTCCGTGACCGGCGCATCCTGCTCGACCACGTCGTTCCGAACTCGCTCGGCCCGGTGCTCGCCATCGCGACCACCATGGTTGGCTCCGTGATCGTGGCAGAGTCCACGCTCACCTTCCTCGGCGTCGGGCTCCGCGCCCCGTCGATCTCGTGGGGGCTGCAGCTGTCCACGGCGCAGTCCTACTTCCAGAGCGAACCCCACCTGCTCGTCTTCCCGAGTATCTTCCTCACCGTGACCGTGCTCAGCCTCATCACCCTCGGCGACATCCTGCGTGACGCCCTCGATCCGAAGGGACGATCATGACGATCGACCGCATCTCCGTTCTCCGCTCGCTCGCCCCCTACCTCGAGGAGTGGCTCGCCTTCCAGGGCGCGTACCGCCGCACCCCGGGCATCCAGGCCGCCATCCGCGCCGACGACGAGATCGTGCTCGACGTCGCCTGGGGGCACGCCGACCTCACGACGGGCGAGAAGCTGACGACCGCGCACCTCTTCCGCATCGCGTCGCACTCGAAGACGATGACCGCGACGGCCGTCCTGCAGCTCGTCGAGGCCGGCTCGCTGCGGCTCGACGACACCGCAGGGCACTGGATCCCCGAGCTCGAGGGTACGCCCCTCGCCCCGGTCACCGTCCGCGAGCTGCTCGGCCACCAGGGCGGCGTCATCCGCGACGGCGTCGAGAACAACTTCTGGCAGCGCGGCGGGGAATTCCTCGATCGCGATTCCCTCATCGCCGGAGCCCGGACCGACGGCGCCGTCTTCGCCCCCAACGAGTACTTCAAGTACTCCAACATCGGATACTCGCTCCTCGGCCTCATCGTGGAGGCGGCGAGCGGCACGCCGTACAACGACTACGTCGCCGAGAACATCGCCGACCGGCTCGGGCTCGCGGACTCCGGCCCCGAGTACGACGCGTCGCGTGCGAGCGAGTACGCCGCTGGCCACACCGGTCTCACGGCCGGCGACGACTCCCGCCACCGGATCGAGCACGTCGACACGCGAGCGATGGCCGCCGCGACGGGATGGTTCTCCACCGCTCGCGACCTCACCACCTACGGCGCGGCCCACTGGTTCGGCGACGACACCCTCGTGACGGACGCGAGCAAGCGCCTCCTGCAGCGCGAGGAGTCGCGCGTGGAGGCGCACGGCACCGAGCTCGGTCGATACGGGCTCGGCTTCGAGCAGCGCACCATCGGCGACCGCGATCTCGTGGGTCACAGCGGCGGCTACCCCGGGCACATCACGAGGACGTGGATCGACCCGACCGACAAGCTCGTGCTCTCGGTGCTCACGAACGCCGTCGACGGACCGGCCGATTCCCTCATGACGGGCGTCGTGCAGCTCGTCGACCTCGCCCTCGACGCCGCGCGCGACGTCGACGGTGACGAGGACGGGTCTGGACCCGACCTGTCGCGCTTCACCGGTCGCTTCGCGAACATGTGGGGAGTGGTCGACATCGTCGACCTCGGCGGCAAGCTCGCGAGCATCTCGCCGCGTTCTCCCGAGCCGAAGAACGCCCACCAGTTCCTGGACGTCTCGGGCGATGAGGTGCGCACCGAGAGCGTCCCCGGCTTCGGAGCCACCGGCGAGCGCGTGATCTTCGAGCGCGACGACGCCGGCGCGATCACCGCCGTGACGATGGGCGGCATGACGATGTGGCCGATCGACACGTACCGACGCGCCCTCGCCTCCGGGCGTCCCGTCGACACCCTTGCCAGGATGTCCCTATGAGCCAGAACGCGACCCAGCCGCACCCCCTCTCCGAGACGCCGGTGCCGAGCGACGATGCCTCCCACCTCACGGAACTCGACGACGCGACCCGCACCTTCGTGGAGGACTTCGCCTCCTCGTGGGAGTCGGCGAACAACGCGCGCATGGACGGGCGGGTCCTCGGGCTGCTCATCATCGTGGACGAGCCGTACCTGTCGTCGGCGCAGATCGCCCACCTGCTCCAGGCGAGCACAGGAGCGGTGTCGATGGCGACCCGCGCGCTCGTGACGGTCGGCTTCCTCAAGAGGCACGCACTGCCCGGTGACCGCGCCCACTATTTCCGCGTCGAGGACGACGTGTGGGGAACGTTCCTGAGCGGCGAGCGGGAGTACCTCCGCCGCATGAAGGGCACCGTCATCGGCGGGCTCGACCTCGTGCCCGCAGACGCCGCCGGACCCCGCACGCGTCTCCGCAACGCGCAGCGGTACATGACATGGCTCGAGGGCTACCACCGCAAGATGCTCGCCGATTGGGAGGCCTACCGCGATGCGGCCGAGGCCGCCGAGGCGGGGGATGCGCGACTGGACGACCACGCACCCGACGAGCAGGAGAAGGACGACACCCCATGACGACGCCGGTTCTCTCCGTCCGCGACCTCGCCATCCGCTTCTCCGTGGGGGGCGAGCGGGTCGACGCCGTCCACGCCGTGGACTTCGACCTCCATGCCGGGGAGGTCCTCGCGATCGTCGGCGAGTCGGGCTCCGGCAAGAGCGTCACCTCGCTCGCCGTGCTCGGCCTGCTGCCGCCCAACGCGACCGTCACGGGGGAGATCCTCGTGGACGGCACGAACGTCGTCGGGGCGTCCGAGCGCGAGTTCTCCGCCGTGCGCGGCAACACGGTCTCCATGATCTTCCAGGACCCGTCGAACGCCCTCGACCCGGTCTTCACCGTCGGGTACCAGATCATCGAGATGCTGAAGCGCCACGGCCGCGGGATGTCCTCCGCCGAGCGCCGCGCCCGGGCCGTCGAGCTCCTGCGCATGGTCGAGCTGCCCGATCCCGAGGACCGCCTCGGCTACTACCCGCACCAGCTGTCGGGCGGACAGGCGCAGCGCGTCATGATCGCGATGGCGCTCGCGTGCGACCCCGCTGTGCTCATCGCCGACGAGCCGACGACCGCGCTCGACGTGACGGTGCAGCGCGAGATCCTCGACGTCCTGCGACGGCTGCAGGCGCGGACCAACGCCGCCATCCTCCTCATCACCCACGACATGGGCGTCGTCGCCGACCTCGCCGATCGCGTCGTCGTGATGCGGGCAGGACGCGTCGAGGAGACGGCGGACGTCCGTTCCCTCTTCGCCGCCCCGCGCGCGGAGTACACGCGACAGCTCCTCGCGGCGGTTCCCCGCATCGGGGCGGAGGACCGCATGACGGCCGCCCTCGCGGAAGAACGTCCTGTCCTCGAGGTCGAGGGCCTCGTCGTCGAGTACCGCAACCGGCGCGGGCGTCACGTCCGTGCCGTCGACGGTGTGTCGCTCCACATTCGTGCGGGCGAGATGCTCGCGCTCGTGGGGGAGTCGGGTTCGGGCAAGTCCACCATCGGCAAGAGCGTGCTCGGTCTCGCGCCGGTCGCCGAGGGTCGTGTCGTCGTGGACGGTGTCGATCTCCGGACGGCGTCGCGCTCGGCGGTGCGGACGGTCAAGAAGAGGATCGGCGTGGTGTTCCAGAACCCCACGGCGGCTCTCGACCCACGGCGGACGATCGGCCAGTCGATCGGCGAGCCGATGCGCGTCCACCTCGGGTTGAAGGGAACGGAGCTCACCGCCCGCGTCGCGGCGCTGCTCGAGGCCGTCGAACTTCCCGCCACATGGGCCGGCCGCTACCCGCACGAGCTCTCCGGCGGGCAGCGCCAGCGCGTCGCCATCGCACGGGCCGTCGCGCTCGACCCGCTCCTGCTCATCGCCGACGAACCCACGTCTGCCCTCGACGTGTCCGTGCAGGCCACGGTGCTCGACCTCCTGCGGCGGTTGCAGCAGCAGTTCCGGTTCGCGTGCCTCTTCATCAGCCACGACCTCGCCGTCGTCGACGCCCTGTGCGATCGTGTGGTCGTGCTGCACCGCGGCGGCATCGTGGAGGAGGGCGAGCGACGTCGCGTGCTCACGGCCCCGGAGCACGACTACACGCGGAGGCTCCTCGCCGCCGCTCCCGTCCCCGATCCCGACGAGCAGGCCCGGCGCCGGGGCGAGCCGCTCGCCGGCTGACATCGCGGGACAGCGACGATCGGCGATTGTGCCACCGCTCGACCCCGCGGACAACGGGATTCGTGCGACGATCCTCGGCGGCAGACTGGGGTCGTCACACGAGAACGAGGAGACGTCCATGCCGGCCGACGAGGAACTGCCGTCCACCCTCGAGCGCAGCGACAAGCACGCTCAGGCGCTGTGGTCGAAGACGCACGACTCCGCCGTGGAGAGCTACGGCGAGGGTGAGAGGGCTCACCGCACCGCGTTCGCCGCGCTCAAGCACGAGTACGAGAAGATCGGCGACCACTGGGAGCGGAAGGCGGAGAACGGTCCGTCCGACGAGAAGTCGGAGCGCGGCGGGCTCGCACCCGGGAAGACAGCCGGCGGCGTGGACGCGAACGCGACGAAGGAGCACCTGCTCGACGTCGCGAAGCGCCTCGAGATCTCCGGGCGCTCGCGCATGAGGAAGGACGAGCTCGTCGAGGCGATCCAGAAGGAGAACGACCGCCGCACGCGCGAGGCGCGCTGAGGCGCATCGACCCACCGGGTCGAGCGCAAGCTCTCGCGGTCGGGTGACTCCGACGCGTAGGGTGCGAGCATGGCAAGCAACGCCGTCACCATCCCCGTTCCCGGTCCGTCTGGCGAGCGCGAGGTGCGCATCTCGAGCCCCGATCGCGTCCTCTGGTCGGAGGCGGGCATCACGAAACTCGACCTCGCCACCTACATGGTGGAGGTGTCGAACGCGTTCCTCGCCGCGAACGGCGACAGGCCCGTCTCGCTCCAACGGTTCCCCGCGGGTGTCGACGGCGAGTGGTTCTTCTCCAAGAACCCGCCGAAGGGCGCCCCCGACTACGTGGACGCCGTGACGGTGACCTACCCGAGCGCGCGATCGCACCCCCAGGTGGTGCTCCACGAGGCCGCCGCGACCGTGTGGGCCGTGCAGATGAACACGGTCGTGTTCCACCCGTGGGCGTCGCGCGCCGGCGACACGGACCACCCCGACCAGTTGCGCATCGATCTCGACCCGCAGCCGGGGACCGACTTCGACGACGCCATCCCGGCCGCGATCGCTCTGCGCGATCTGCTCGCGGAGGTCGGTCTCACGGCCTTCGTGAAGACGTCGGGCAACCGCGGACTGCACGTCTTCGCGCCGATCGAGCCGACGGTCGAGTTCCTCGAGGTGCGGCACGCGGTCATCGCAGCGGCGCGCGAGCTCGAGCGCCGCATGCCCGACGCGGTCACGACCAACTGGTGGAAGGAGGAGCGCGGCGAGAGGATCTTCGTCGACTTCAACCAGGCGAATCGCGACCGGACGATGGCCGGCGCGTACAGCCCGCGTGCGCTGCCCGAGGCGACGGTGTCGTGTCCGCTCGAGTGGGACGAGCTCGGCAGCATCGATCCCCACTCGCTCACCGTTCGCACCATCCCGGAGCGACTGCGCACGGTCGGGGACCCGTGGGCGCGCATGCACGAGAAGCCCGGTCGTCTCGACGTTCTGCTGGAGTGGTGGGCTCGTGACCTCGAGAACGGCCTCGGCGAGCTCCCGTTCCCTCCCGATTTTCCGAAGATGCCGGGCGAGCCGCCGCGCGTGCAGCCGTCCCGTGCCCGTACGCCAGACGCCGAGTGACCCACTCCTGACCCCCTGAGGGTCTCGCATGTGCGTGATGATTTGTGCATAGTCGCGATTCCTGGCTCTTGAGGGGGCAGGGCTGCGGGGTTACGGTGTCGGCATGTGCCGGAACATCCACACCCTCCACAACTTCGAGCCCGCGGCGACGGACGACGAGGTCCACGCCGCCGCCCTCCAGTACGTCCGCAAGATCAGCGGCTTCACGAAGCCCTCGCAGGCGAACCAGGAGGCGTTCGACCGCGCCGTCGCGGAGATCGCCCACATCTCGCGTCACCTGCTCGAGGATCTCGTGACGACGGCCCCTCCGAAGAACCGCGAGGTGGAGGCCCAGAAGCACCGCGAGCGCTCCGCGAAGCGCTTCGCCACCGCCTGACCCCGCCCCGCACCCCTCCGCCCTACCCCAAAAAGATCGCGATACAGCATCGGGTTTCGTGCTGTATCGCGATCTTTTTGGGGTATGAGGAGGGGGAAAGGAGGGGTGGGGTCAGGAGAGGATGGTGCCGAGGTCGTAGCGGGCGGGGACTTCGAGCTGGTCGAACGTGCACGAGCGGGCGTCGCGGTCCGGACGCCACCGCGCGAACTGAACCGTGTGCCGGAAACGGCTGCCCTCCATCTGGTCGTAGCGCACCTCGACGACACGGCGCGGGTGCAGGCGCACGTACGAGACGTCCTTCCCGGAGGAGAAGCGCGAGCGATCCGTCTCTCCGCGCACGATCTCGCCGTCCTCGTCGCGGACGACATCGGG
Proteins encoded in this window:
- a CDS encoding GbsR/MarR family transcriptional regulator codes for the protein MSQNATQPHPLSETPVPSDDASHLTELDDATRTFVEDFASSWESANNARMDGRVLGLLIIVDEPYLSSAQIAHLLQASTGAVSMATRALVTVGFLKRHALPGDRAHYFRVEDDVWGTFLSGEREYLRRMKGTVIGGLDLVPADAAGPRTRLRNAQRYMTWLEGYHRKMLADWEAYRDAAEAAEAGDARLDDHAPDEQEKDDTP
- a CDS encoding DUF2277 domain-containing protein, which encodes MCRNIHTLHNFEPAATDDEVHAAALQYVRKISGFTKPSQANQEAFDRAVAEIAHISRHLLEDLVTTAPPKNREVEAQKHRERSAKRFATA
- the ligD gene encoding non-homologous end-joining DNA ligase, encoding MASNAVTIPVPGPSGEREVRISSPDRVLWSEAGITKLDLATYMVEVSNAFLAANGDRPVSLQRFPAGVDGEWFFSKNPPKGAPDYVDAVTVTYPSARSHPQVVLHEAAATVWAVQMNTVVFHPWASRAGDTDHPDQLRIDLDPQPGTDFDDAIPAAIALRDLLAEVGLTAFVKTSGNRGLHVFAPIEPTVEFLEVRHAVIAAARELERRMPDAVTTNWWKEERGERIFVDFNQANRDRTMAGAYSPRALPEATVSCPLEWDELGSIDPHSLTVRTIPERLRTVGDPWARMHEKPGRLDVLLEWWARDLENGLGELPFPPDFPKMPGEPPRVQPSRARTPDAE
- a CDS encoding serine hydrolase domain-containing protein, encoding MTIDRISVLRSLAPYLEEWLAFQGAYRRTPGIQAAIRADDEIVLDVAWGHADLTTGEKLTTAHLFRIASHSKTMTATAVLQLVEAGSLRLDDTAGHWIPELEGTPLAPVTVRELLGHQGGVIRDGVENNFWQRGGEFLDRDSLIAGARTDGAVFAPNEYFKYSNIGYSLLGLIVEAASGTPYNDYVAENIADRLGLADSGPEYDASRASEYAAGHTGLTAGDDSRHRIEHVDTRAMAAATGWFSTARDLTTYGAAHWFGDDTLVTDASKRLLQREESRVEAHGTELGRYGLGFEQRTIGDRDLVGHSGGYPGHITRTWIDPTDKLVLSVLTNAVDGPADSLMTGVVQLVDLALDAARDVDGDEDGSGPDLSRFTGRFANMWGVVDIVDLGGKLASISPRSPEPKNAHQFLDVSGDEVRTESVPGFGATGERVIFERDDAGAITAVTMGGMTMWPIDTYRRALASGRPVDTLARMSL
- a CDS encoding ChaB family protein — translated: MPADEELPSTLERSDKHAQALWSKTHDSAVESYGEGERAHRTAFAALKHEYEKIGDHWERKAENGPSDEKSERGGLAPGKTAGGVDANATKEHLLDVAKRLEISGRSRMRKDELVEAIQKENDRRTREAR
- a CDS encoding ABC transporter ATP-binding protein codes for the protein MTTPVLSVRDLAIRFSVGGERVDAVHAVDFDLHAGEVLAIVGESGSGKSVTSLAVLGLLPPNATVTGEILVDGTNVVGASEREFSAVRGNTVSMIFQDPSNALDPVFTVGYQIIEMLKRHGRGMSSAERRARAVELLRMVELPDPEDRLGYYPHQLSGGQAQRVMIAMALACDPAVLIADEPTTALDVTVQREILDVLRRLQARTNAAILLITHDMGVVADLADRVVVMRAGRVEETADVRSLFAAPRAEYTRQLLAAVPRIGAEDRMTAALAEERPVLEVEGLVVEYRNRRGRHVRAVDGVSLHIRAGEMLALVGESGSGKSTIGKSVLGLAPVAEGRVVVDGVDLRTASRSAVRTVKKRIGVVFQNPTAALDPRRTIGQSIGEPMRVHLGLKGTELTARVAALLEAVELPATWAGRYPHELSGGQRQRVAIARAVALDPLLLIADEPTSALDVSVQATVLDLLRRLQQQFRFACLFISHDLAVVDALCDRVVVLHRGGIVEEGERRRVLTAPEHDYTRRLLAAAPVPDPDEQARRRGEPLAG